In Roseomonas fluvialis, one genomic interval encodes:
- a CDS encoding pentapeptide repeat-containing protein gives MSRAEIEALVRNGEIIGAEHAWTGIDLSGADLSGGIFDGAGLVGCNLAGADFTEALLHGVRLDGANLAGAKLAKSSFADCSMSRADLADADCTGWIANGTGLRGANLTRANLSETNIVQCRLTRASFVGASLLRANVVRCRTDGIDLSGADCTEMALVEADLTRAVLNGARFFRTNFVKVSFAGLNLRGFVAALCHFNDCDLTGCNLSGADLTQAVMAKAKAAGAVFEGAHMARAVLVDAVLAQAVLRRADLTNAILQGADLSDADARGARMVQAVCVGMSAPRARLQDCVMDAADLSHAVLDGADLSGASLARTNLHAIRDLDALIPDRRHALPPDDDRLEAETWQQRFATPTETSR, from the coding sequence ATGAGCCGCGCCGAGATCGAGGCCCTGGTGCGCAACGGCGAGATCATCGGCGCCGAACACGCCTGGACCGGCATCGACCTGTCCGGCGCGGACCTGTCGGGCGGCATCTTCGACGGCGCCGGCCTGGTCGGCTGCAACCTGGCCGGGGCCGACTTCACCGAGGCGCTGCTGCACGGCGTGCGCCTGGATGGTGCGAACCTGGCCGGGGCGAAGCTGGCGAAGTCCAGCTTCGCCGATTGCTCGATGTCGCGCGCGGATCTCGCCGACGCCGACTGCACTGGCTGGATCGCGAACGGCACCGGGCTGCGCGGCGCCAACCTCACCCGCGCCAACCTGTCCGAGACCAATATCGTGCAGTGCCGCCTCACACGCGCATCCTTCGTCGGCGCATCGCTGCTGCGGGCCAATGTCGTGCGGTGCCGCACCGACGGGATCGACCTGTCCGGCGCCGACTGCACCGAGATGGCACTGGTCGAGGCCGACCTCACGCGCGCGGTGCTGAACGGCGCGCGCTTCTTCCGCACCAACTTCGTCAAAGTGAGTTTCGCAGGGCTGAACCTGCGCGGCTTCGTCGCAGCGCTGTGCCACTTCAACGACTGCGACCTGACCGGCTGCAACCTTTCGGGGGCCGACCTGACGCAGGCGGTGATGGCCAAGGCGAAGGCGGCCGGGGCGGTGTTCGAAGGGGCGCACATGGCCCGCGCAGTGCTGGTGGACGCCGTGCTGGCGCAGGCCGTGCTGCGGCGCGCGGACCTGACCAACGCCATCCTGCAGGGTGCCGACCTGTCCGATGCCGATGCACGCGGAGCCCGGATGGTGCAGGCGGTCTGCGTGGGCATGTCGGCGCCGCGCGCGCGCCTGCAGGATTGCGTGATGGATGCGGCCGACCTCAGCCATGCCGTGCTTGATGGCGCGGACCTGAGCGGCGCGTCGCTCGCGCGCACCAACCTGCACGCGATCCGCGACCTGGATGCGCTGATCCCCGACCGCCGCCACGCCCTGCCGCCCGACGACGACCGCCTCGAGGCCGAGACCTGGCAGCAACGCTTCGCCACACCCACGGAGACATCGCGATGA
- a CDS encoding DUF3540 domain-containing protein: protein MNAVTPIAPLAGATTESARVIAQEGEAFTILRGPERETALRAFSCLVEPAAGDLVLIGRAEGQAFILAVLARRGAAPMRLAVPDGATIAAPQGRIAIEAGTFDLCADATSVTTRSMAVTAGQTDASFGRISLLAEAIETIAQRIIGRFRRSVRIVEESDQLRARHVDQRASGHMHLRGDAVTLQGSALVKLRADQIHLG, encoded by the coding sequence ATGAACGCCGTGACCCCCATCGCGCCGCTGGCCGGCGCAACCACCGAGAGCGCGCGGGTCATCGCCCAGGAGGGCGAGGCCTTCACCATCCTGCGCGGCCCCGAGCGCGAGACGGCGCTGCGCGCCTTCTCCTGCCTGGTGGAACCGGCGGCGGGCGACCTGGTGCTGATCGGCAGGGCCGAGGGGCAGGCCTTCATCCTGGCCGTGCTGGCGCGCCGCGGCGCGGCACCGATGCGCCTGGCAGTGCCCGACGGCGCGACCATCGCGGCGCCGCAGGGGCGCATCGCGATCGAGGCCGGCACCTTCGACCTATGCGCCGACGCGACATCGGTCACGACGCGCAGCATGGCGGTCACGGCGGGGCAAACGGATGCGAGCTTCGGGCGCATCAGCCTGCTGGCCGAGGCGATCGAGACCATCGCCCAGCGCATCATCGGCCGCTTCCGCCGGTCGGTGCGCATCGTCGAGGAGAGCGACCAGTTGCGCGCGCGGCATGTCGACCAGCGCGCCAGCGGCCACATGCACCTGCGCGGCGATGCCGTAACGCTGCAGGGCAGCGCGCTGGTGAAGCTGCGCGCCGACCAGATCCATCTGGGCTGA
- a CDS encoding DUF4150 domain-containing protein, with amino-acid sequence MFANCQMGGMDLAFPDVCLTPAVPAPLPIPYPNIAEGPTAVPSQFKTIIGVGPMHTMATVTPITNGDNAGVAMGVASGTVMGPSRHMLGAFTVLVSGAPATRLTSMSLQNSTNMVGARIVPSQVKVIILAP; translated from the coding sequence ATGTTCGCCAATTGCCAGATGGGCGGCATGGACCTGGCCTTCCCGGACGTATGCCTCACGCCGGCGGTGCCGGCGCCGCTGCCGATCCCCTACCCCAACATCGCCGAGGGGCCGACGGCGGTGCCGAGCCAGTTCAAGACCATCATCGGCGTCGGCCCGATGCATACCATGGCGACTGTCACGCCGATCACGAACGGCGACAATGCCGGCGTGGCGATGGGGGTCGCGTCGGGCACGGTGATGGGGCCGTCGCGGCACATGCTGGGCGCCTTCACAGTGCTGGTCAGCGGCGCGCCGGCCACGCGCCTGACATCGATGTCGCTGCAGAACAGCACGAACATGGTCGGCGCGCGCATCGTGCCGAGCCAGGTGAAGGTCATCATCCTCGCGCCGTGA
- a CDS encoding DUF2169 family type VI secretion system accessory protein encodes MRTEKPFALGLMTRPSEFRRRHYLSVAALSFCPMGEEPALLGEIAMWKFLPEVLPPTQPIDIALPKPAAEFLVTGSAFAPRGEAVRALTVSVRLGTLTRRLGVVGDHHIEDGVPTDPTPFAEMPLGWDRSYGGPSFAENTLGRGIAEMPLPGIGHRVALPNIVLPAGSAAHGRPHPVNLGAMDLAWPQRARLAGTHDQAWLEEDFPGFARDVDFRMAMAAQPEQRFAGFLVGDEDYAITNMHPEEPELTGRLPGLQPRILVQRRGSDDFEDVPLHLTTVWFFPAHKRLVMVHHGTVRTEEEDARDLTALLVGADRIGAPRPVAAFEAVYAARRDPENGLIASLDEAALVPADVLRPDPALEDLRRKLSEEGLPQRRARARMERDYARQRAHLVERGIDPDAHGLAPPPPYEPLPSLQHVPAYIAAKAREAEEKRIEAEAQAKREQDAAAARIIAAGAAPPDLTRKPAGPPRLDGPDPRARLDARIAELEAQGLPTETERRLRDDPTLARQAAESEGNLRRGYLMAADMQDPAPRIDDAASAALRARLMDGTRTAVRLDLCGADLAGMDLAGFDLTEAWFDGADLSGADLSGATLDGAVLAHARLDGAKLVGASLEGANLGRARCDGADLSDSNLRDAILRDADLRGATLHRAEMAGASLTGALLEGADISGAHLPNLFMQDASLAGLRAAGADLDSAVLIRAGLDGADFTGAKLASATFIGVTGDGVVFDHAHLERAVFVQDCVLRGVRFGGAVCDGANLRGTVLDGAVFDGASLAGTDLSDCSLHGASFDLARARGARFTAAALHGAHLTRADLAQASLARADIRAANLSDTSLYEADIARVHSDEATRIERVQRTRTRIHPRRTPA; translated from the coding sequence ATGAGGACCGAAAAGCCCTTCGCCCTCGGCCTGATGACCAGGCCCTCCGAGTTCCGCCGGCGGCACTACCTGAGCGTCGCAGCGCTCAGCTTCTGCCCGATGGGCGAGGAGCCGGCGCTGCTCGGCGAAATCGCCATGTGGAAGTTCCTGCCGGAGGTGCTGCCGCCGACGCAGCCGATCGACATCGCCCTGCCAAAGCCGGCGGCCGAGTTCCTGGTCACCGGCAGCGCCTTCGCCCCGCGTGGCGAAGCCGTGCGCGCCCTCACGGTCAGCGTGCGCCTCGGCACGCTCACGCGGCGCCTCGGCGTGGTCGGCGACCACCACATCGAGGACGGCGTGCCGACCGACCCCACCCCCTTTGCCGAAATGCCGCTCGGCTGGGACCGCTCCTATGGCGGCCCGTCCTTCGCCGAGAACACGCTCGGGCGCGGCATCGCCGAGATGCCCCTGCCGGGGATCGGCCATCGCGTCGCCCTGCCCAACATCGTGCTGCCGGCCGGCAGCGCCGCGCATGGCAGGCCGCATCCGGTCAATCTCGGTGCGATGGACCTCGCCTGGCCGCAGCGCGCGCGCCTCGCGGGCACCCATGACCAGGCCTGGCTCGAGGAGGATTTCCCCGGCTTCGCGCGCGATGTCGATTTCCGCATGGCCATGGCGGCACAGCCCGAACAGCGCTTCGCGGGCTTCCTCGTAGGCGACGAGGACTACGCCATCACCAACATGCACCCGGAGGAACCGGAGCTCACCGGCCGCCTGCCCGGGCTGCAGCCGCGCATCCTGGTGCAGCGCCGCGGCAGCGATGACTTCGAGGACGTGCCCCTGCACCTGACCACCGTGTGGTTCTTCCCCGCGCACAAGCGCCTCGTGATGGTCCACCACGGCACCGTCCGCACCGAGGAGGAGGATGCGCGCGACCTCACCGCCCTGCTGGTGGGCGCGGACCGCATCGGCGCGCCGCGCCCCGTCGCGGCGTTCGAAGCGGTCTATGCGGCGCGGCGTGACCCGGAAAACGGCCTGATCGCCTCACTGGACGAGGCCGCGCTGGTTCCCGCCGACGTTCTGCGCCCCGATCCCGCGCTCGAGGACCTGCGCCGCAAGCTCTCCGAGGAAGGCCTGCCGCAGCGCCGTGCCCGCGCGCGCATGGAGCGCGACTACGCACGACAGCGCGCACACCTGGTCGAACGTGGCATCGATCCCGACGCCCATGGCCTGGCACCACCGCCACCGTACGAACCGCTGCCCTCGCTGCAACACGTCCCGGCCTATATCGCCGCGAAAGCGCGCGAGGCCGAGGAGAAGCGCATCGAGGCCGAGGCGCAGGCGAAGCGGGAGCAGGACGCAGCGGCCGCTCGCATCATCGCTGCCGGCGCCGCGCCGCCCGACCTCACGCGCAAGCCCGCCGGACCGCCGCGGCTCGACGGCCCCGACCCGCGCGCGCGCCTGGATGCCCGCATCGCCGAGCTCGAGGCGCAGGGCCTGCCGACCGAGACCGAGCGCCGCCTGCGCGACGACCCCACCCTCGCGCGCCAGGCCGCGGAATCGGAAGGCAATCTGCGGCGTGGCTACCTGATGGCGGCGGACATGCAGGACCCCGCGCCGCGCATCGATGACGCCGCCTCCGCTGCGCTGCGCGCGCGGCTGATGGATGGCACGCGCACCGCCGTGAGGCTGGACCTGTGCGGCGCCGACCTGGCCGGCATGGACCTGGCCGGCTTCGACCTGACGGAGGCCTGGTTCGATGGCGCCGACCTCAGTGGCGCGGACCTGTCGGGGGCCACCCTTGATGGCGCCGTGCTGGCGCATGCGCGGCTCGATGGCGCGAAGCTGGTGGGCGCGTCGTTGGAAGGTGCGAATCTCGGCCGCGCGCGCTGCGACGGCGCCGACCTGTCCGACAGCAACCTGCGTGACGCCATCCTGCGCGACGCCGACCTGCGCGGCGCCACGCTGCATCGTGCGGAGATGGCGGGCGCATCCCTGACCGGCGCGCTGCTCGAAGGTGCCGACATCAGCGGGGCGCACCTGCCAAACCTGTTCATGCAGGACGCCTCGCTCGCCGGCCTGCGCGCCGCGGGCGCCGACCTGGACAGCGCGGTGCTGATCCGTGCCGGGCTCGACGGCGCCGACTTCACCGGTGCGAAGCTGGCCTCCGCGACCTTCATCGGCGTGACCGGCGATGGCGTGGTGTTCGACCACGCGCATCTGGAACGGGCGGTCTTCGTGCAGGATTGCGTGCTGCGCGGCGTGCGCTTCGGCGGCGCGGTGTGTGACGGCGCCAACCTGCGCGGCACGGTGCTGGATGGCGCGGTGTTCGATGGCGCATCATTGGCGGGCACCGACCTGTCGGATTGCAGCCTGCATGGCGCGTCCTTCGACCTGGCGCGCGCGCGTGGCGCTCGCTTCACCGCGGCCGCACTGCACGGCGCGCATCTGACGCGCGCGGACCTGGCGCAGGCCAGCCTGGCGCGTGCCGACATCCGCGCGGCGAACCTCAGCGACACCAGCCTGTACGAGGCCGACATCGCGCGCGTCCACAGCGACGAGGCAACGCGCATCGAGCGCGTCCAGCGCACCCGCACGCGCATCCATCCGCGCCGGACACCCGCATGA
- a CDS encoding DUF4011 domain-containing protein: MTDLRQALEEARRALLDLSTRNRLLALPKPGRSRGVVILDDEDADFVAAALAAGRAFGFEAAGDDPPAEPVAEGEGKPRRARKRTTKAAAKAEGVAKADGKATREDWQRDDLLRVRLPASDLARRLRDLMTDARTAREETGVPTLYLALGVLSWRDPATPTTERRAPLALLPVTIEREGVSQTFRLRAGTTEIAENLSLREMLKVNFGTALPAFDDAAYNPTAWAEAVAAAVKDRADWSVDADALALGLFSFAKFLMWRDLGPEENPGLADHPLVQALVGGAALNTLPAFPDDADVDAEIPVERLDHVVDMDGSQALAAESVRRGGHVVIQGPPGTGKSQTIATILAQAVIDGRTVLFVAEKLAALEVVKRRLENIGLGAACLELHSEKQSKRAVLDELRATLALPPPPRPNREAVIDRLATLRGRLNRHAAAMRANAGASGIPLHEVIGTLVGLRRGGAPVPDFTLDVAAWDGATIAAKRDAVRDLAARAVEADGAHDPWRGVGADLGPADADRLMARLPGWIRAFAAAGASGGAGAGPAGITARLKSAAALREAPAHDKDAMRSAAWRADPAPLVSLTEAVAQLAIAKRDPRLKPGALDVSGLEEARAGLAASGGFFGFLNSGRRAAQEVAARVVRDGAADPLAAIVAAIDGQAARQRVRNGGALGAAAFGRLWRGEDTDPSMMSALILWRQKHGADAAAALAADAPTGDAAVLEAGAAAWAELKQATGLDPVAAFGTADPSFAAIADRLGAWAERPEALPLWQGWRRALAEAQGLDAIVQRLQDGRLPPEAAEDAFAYALHEGLLRAASAQHPDLAAFDASAFDRLVTEFREADRARVALTRSEAARAHADRVKVVRDGAPGMTVIRGEMEKKRGHLPVRELLLRAAPAVQQAKPIFMMSPLSVAQFLAPPHGLRPGLSFDLLVIDEASQVEPVDALGAIARCRQVVVVGDDRQMPPTRFFQRMTNEEDDTPPEDAPDAVAARDVESILGLCNARGVPRAMLRWHYRSRHESLIATSNQEFYENRLLVLPSPRPRSAELGLSLVRVDGAWETGEGTNRAEAAAVAEAVMRHARETPGDTLGVAAFSIKQRDAIMDAIEAARRADPSADAYFADHADEPFFVKNLENVQGDERDAILISVGYGRDKDGRLAMRFGPLSAEGGERRLNVLITRAKKRCIVFSGISADDIDTERASGRGVAALKTFLAFAAGPAAAPRAGGGATGGAIATAIAEAVREAGREPVERVGLAGLFLDVAARGDQGYELGIEADAGDWAALRCARDRERGRPGALEMMGWKLTRAWSLAWYAQPAAEAAKVITALGATPPPAAQAAPAAPPPEPGIAETYREAAAALPQGMLDALPAATLAGAIGEIVAVEAPITADSLAERLRLLAGREALTAKERDAIRQALPIAKAQHGVTDSAGVLAMATTKIVPRDRRAAAAHLRRAAAVPPAEIAAAAQALLAARPMMTEAELAAGVLAVLGLDAAAQVAVSARLAALLGAGTIRLG; this comes from the coding sequence ATGACCGACCTTCGCCAGGCCCTCGAGGAAGCGCGCCGCGCCCTTCTCGACCTCTCCACCCGCAACCGCCTGCTCGCGCTGCCCAAGCCCGGGCGGTCGCGCGGCGTGGTGATCCTGGACGACGAGGATGCGGATTTCGTCGCCGCCGCCCTGGCCGCCGGCCGCGCCTTCGGCTTCGAGGCAGCCGGCGACGACCCGCCGGCCGAGCCGGTCGCGGAGGGCGAGGGCAAGCCCAGGCGCGCCCGCAAGCGCACCACCAAGGCCGCCGCCAAGGCCGAAGGTGTGGCGAAGGCCGACGGCAAGGCCACGCGCGAGGACTGGCAGCGCGACGACCTGCTGCGCGTGCGCCTGCCCGCGAGCGACCTCGCCCGCCGCCTGCGCGACCTGATGACCGATGCGCGCACCGCGCGCGAGGAAACCGGCGTGCCCACGCTGTATCTCGCGCTCGGCGTGCTGTCCTGGCGCGACCCCGCGACACCCACCACCGAACGCCGTGCGCCGCTCGCGCTGCTGCCTGTCACGATCGAGCGCGAGGGCGTCTCCCAGACCTTCCGCCTGCGCGCCGGTACGACCGAGATCGCCGAGAACCTCAGCCTACGCGAAATGCTGAAGGTGAATTTCGGCACCGCGCTGCCCGCCTTCGACGACGCCGCCTACAACCCCACCGCCTGGGCCGAGGCCGTCGCCGCCGCGGTCAAGGACCGCGCTGACTGGTCGGTCGATGCCGATGCACTCGCGCTCGGCCTGTTCTCCTTCGCGAAGTTCCTGATGTGGCGCGACCTGGGGCCGGAGGAGAACCCTGGCCTCGCCGATCATCCGCTGGTGCAGGCTCTGGTCGGCGGCGCCGCGCTCAACACGCTGCCCGCCTTCCCCGATGACGCCGATGTGGATGCCGAGATCCCCGTCGAACGGCTCGACCACGTGGTCGACATGGACGGGTCGCAGGCCCTGGCCGCGGAATCCGTCCGCCGCGGCGGCCACGTGGTCATCCAGGGCCCGCCCGGCACGGGCAAGTCGCAGACCATCGCGACCATCCTCGCACAGGCAGTGATCGACGGGCGCACGGTCCTGTTCGTGGCCGAGAAGCTCGCCGCGCTGGAAGTCGTGAAGCGGCGGCTCGAGAATATCGGCCTCGGCGCCGCCTGCCTCGAACTGCACAGCGAAAAGCAGTCGAAGCGCGCCGTGCTCGACGAATTGCGCGCGACCCTCGCCCTGCCGCCACCGCCGCGCCCGAACCGCGAGGCGGTGATCGACCGCCTGGCCACGCTGCGCGGCCGGCTCAACCGCCACGCCGCTGCAATGCGCGCGAATGCCGGCGCATCGGGCATCCCGCTGCACGAGGTGATCGGCACGCTGGTCGGGCTGCGCCGCGGCGGCGCGCCGGTGCCGGACTTCACGCTCGATGTGGCGGCCTGGGATGGCGCCACCATCGCCGCGAAGCGCGACGCCGTGCGCGACCTCGCCGCGCGCGCGGTCGAGGCGGATGGCGCGCACGACCCCTGGCGTGGCGTGGGCGCGGATCTCGGCCCGGCGGATGCCGACCGGCTGATGGCGCGCCTGCCCGGCTGGATCCGCGCCTTCGCCGCGGCCGGTGCCTCGGGCGGGGCTGGTGCGGGGCCGGCCGGCATCACCGCGCGGCTGAAATCGGCGGCCGCGCTGCGCGAGGCACCCGCGCACGACAAGGACGCGATGCGCTCCGCGGCCTGGCGTGCCGATCCCGCGCCGCTGGTGTCGTTGACGGAAGCGGTCGCGCAACTCGCCATCGCGAAGCGCGACCCGCGCCTCAAGCCCGGCGCGCTCGATGTGAGCGGGCTCGAGGAAGCGCGCGCGGGGCTGGCTGCCTCCGGTGGCTTCTTCGGATTCCTCAATTCCGGCCGCCGGGCAGCGCAGGAGGTCGCAGCGCGCGTCGTGCGCGATGGCGCGGCCGACCCGCTCGCCGCGATCGTGGCGGCCATCGACGGCCAGGCCGCGCGCCAGCGCGTGCGCAACGGCGGCGCGCTCGGGGCGGCGGCTTTCGGGCGACTCTGGCGCGGCGAGGACACCGACCCGTCGATGATGTCCGCGCTGATCCTCTGGCGGCAGAAGCACGGCGCGGACGCCGCCGCGGCGCTGGCCGCCGATGCGCCCACCGGCGACGCCGCCGTGCTGGAAGCCGGTGCCGCCGCCTGGGCGGAGCTGAAGCAGGCGACCGGCCTCGATCCCGTCGCGGCCTTCGGTACCGCGGATCCGTCCTTCGCCGCCATCGCGGACCGCCTTGGCGCCTGGGCGGAGCGGCCTGAGGCGCTGCCGCTCTGGCAGGGCTGGCGGCGCGCGCTGGCGGAAGCGCAGGGGCTGGACGCGATCGTGCAGCGCCTGCAGGACGGGCGCCTGCCGCCCGAGGCCGCCGAGGACGCCTTCGCCTATGCGCTGCATGAAGGCCTGCTGCGCGCCGCATCCGCGCAGCATCCCGACCTCGCGGCCTTCGACGCCTCCGCCTTTGACCGCCTGGTCACGGAATTCCGCGAAGCGGACCGCGCGCGCGTCGCACTCACCCGCAGCGAGGCCGCCCGCGCCCATGCCGACCGCGTCAAGGTCGTGCGCGACGGCGCGCCGGGCATGACCGTGATCCGTGGCGAGATGGAGAAGAAGCGCGGCCACCTGCCGGTGCGCGAATTGCTGCTCCGCGCCGCACCCGCGGTGCAGCAGGCCAAGCCGATCTTCATGATGTCGCCGCTGTCGGTCGCGCAGTTCCTCGCACCACCACACGGCCTGCGCCCGGGCCTGTCCTTCGACCTGCTGGTGATCGACGAGGCCTCGCAGGTGGAACCGGTCGATGCGCTGGGCGCCATCGCGCGGTGCCGTCAGGTGGTGGTGGTGGGCGATGATCGGCAGATGCCGCCGACCCGCTTCTTCCAGCGCATGACCAACGAGGAGGACGACACGCCGCCCGAGGACGCGCCCGATGCGGTCGCCGCGCGCGATGTCGAATCCATCCTGGGCCTGTGCAACGCGCGGGGCGTGCCGCGTGCGATGCTCCGCTGGCATTATCGGTCCCGGCACGAGAGCCTGATTGCCACCTCCAACCAGGAATTCTACGAGAACCGCCTGCTGGTGCTGCCCAGCCCGCGCCCGCGGTCGGCGGAACTCGGCCTGTCTCTGGTGCGGGTGGACGGCGCCTGGGAGACCGGCGAGGGCACCAATCGCGCCGAGGCCGCCGCGGTCGCCGAAGCCGTGATGCGCCACGCCAGGGAAACCCCCGGCGATACGCTCGGCGTGGCCGCCTTCTCCATCAAGCAGCGCGACGCGATCATGGACGCGATCGAGGCCGCGCGCCGCGCCGACCCCTCCGCCGACGCCTACTTCGCCGACCATGCGGACGAGCCCTTCTTCGTCAAGAACCTCGAGAACGTGCAGGGCGACGAGCGCGACGCGATCCTGATTTCCGTCGGCTATGGGCGCGACAAGGACGGGCGGCTCGCGATGCGCTTCGGCCCGCTCAGTGCCGAAGGCGGCGAGCGGCGCCTCAACGTGCTGATCACGCGCGCCAAGAAGCGATGCATCGTGTTCAGCGGCATCTCCGCCGACGACATCGACACCGAACGCGCTTCCGGCCGCGGTGTCGCAGCGCTCAAGACCTTCCTGGCCTTCGCCGCCGGCCCGGCCGCTGCCCCGCGCGCCGGCGGTGGTGCGACTGGCGGCGCCATCGCGACCGCCATCGCCGAGGCGGTGCGCGAGGCGGGGCGCGAGCCGGTCGAACGCGTCGGCCTGGCCGGCCTGTTCCTCGATGTCGCTGCGCGCGGCGACCAGGGCTACGAGCTCGGCATCGAGGCCGATGCCGGCGACTGGGCGGCGCTGCGCTGCGCCCGCGACCGCGAGCGCGGCCGCCCCGGCGCGCTTGAGATGATGGGCTGGAAGCTCACCCGTGCCTGGTCGCTCGCCTGGTATGCCCAGCCGGCGGCGGAAGCGGCGAAGGTCATCACCGCGCTGGGCGCGACACCCCCGCCGGCGGCACAAGCCGCCCCCGCCGCGCCGCCGCCCGAACCCGGCATCGCCGAGACCTATCGCGAAGCCGCCGCCGCGCTACCGCAAGGCATGCTCGATGCGCTGCCCGCCGCGACGCTGGCCGGGGCGATCGGCGAGATCGTCGCGGTCGAGGCGCCGATCACCGCCGACAGCCTGGCCGAACGCCTGCGCCTGCTGGCGGGGCGCGAGGCGCTCACCGCGAAGGAGCGCGACGCGATCCGCCAGGCGCTGCCGATCGCGAAGGCGCAGCATGGCGTGACCGACAGCGCGGGTGTCCTCGCGATGGCCACGACCAAGATCGTCCCGCGCGACCGGCGTGCGGCGGCCGCGCATCTTCGCCGCGCCGCGGCGGTGCCGCCGGCCGAGATCGCCGCTGCCGCGCAGGCGCTGCTCGCCGCACGCCCCATGATGACGGAGGCGGAGCTCGCGGCAGGGGTGCTGGCGGTGCTGGGCCTTGATGCGGCGGCGCAGGTGGCGGTTTCGGCGCGACTGGCTGCGCTGCTGGGGGCGGGGACGATCCGGCTGGGCTGA